From the Achromobacter xylosoxidans A8 genome, the window CTTAAGTGTGCTCAGGTATTGCGGATAGAGATATCCGACCGGCCCAGCGGCCAGAAGTTCAGCTTACAGTCAGTTGCTTGCGCTGGCGACGTACAGCGATCGTCGCCAGGTGATACAACGTGGTCTGGGGCGGCCGCGGCGGCCGCCCGCCAGCACCCGTTACCAGGAGACAGGACCCATGAGCATCCGCGTGCGCCAGAATGCGCCCAACTCGCTGCAATTCACCGCCACGGCCGAAGGCCACGATCTGCCGCTGGACATGCCCCAGCCGCAGGGCGCCGGCCCTGATCCGCACGACTATTTCGATACCGCGCTGGGCGGCTGCAAGGCCATGACCCTGATGGTCTACGCGCAGCGCAAGGGTCTGCCGCTGGAATCGGTGGGGGTGGAGGTAGTGCGCGATGCCGGCGAGGAGCGCAAGGGCATCTACCGCCTGACGGCCAAGCTGACGCTGAATGGCGAGCTGTCCGATGCGCAGATCGATGAACTGCTGGCGGTGGCCGAGAAGTGCCCGGTGCACAAGCTGATGACCGCAGTAGACGTGCAAGTGTCCACCGTGGTGGTGCAGCCGGCCTGAGCGGTCCGGCTGCCGCGGCTGGGGCCGTCGGCCCCGCCGCGCAGGGACTTAGTCTTCCATGCCCGGGACGATGGTCGAGAAGCCCGCGTCCACGTGGGTGATCTCGCCCGTCACGCCAGCGGCCAGGTCCGACAGCATGAAGGCGGCGACGTTGCCCACGTCTTCGATGGTGACGTTGCGGCGCAGGGGAGCCTGGGCTTCCACGAACTTCAGGATGGCCGAGAAGTCCTTGATGCCGCTGGCGGCCAGCGTCTTGATGGGGCCGGCGGAAATGCCGTTGGCGCGGATGCCGCGCGGACCCAGCGCCGTGGCCAGGTAGCGCACGCTGGCTTCCAGCGAAGCCTTGGCCAGGCCCATGGTGTTGTAGTTCGGGACCACGCGCTCGGCGCCCAGGTAGGTCAGCGTCAGCACGGAGCCGTTGCGGCCTTCCATCAGTGGCAGGGCCGCCTTGGCCATGGCGGCGAAGCTGTAGGCCGAGATGTCGTGGGCGATGCGGAAGCCTTCGCGCGACAGGCCGTCGAGGAAGTTGCCGGCGATGGCTTCGCGCGGCGCGAAGCCGATGGAGTGCACCAGGCCGTCCAGGCCGTCCCAGTGCTGGCCGAGTTCGGCGAAGGCGCCTTCGATCTGGCTGTCTTCGGCCACATCGCAGGGCAGCACGATCTTGCTGCCGAATTCGGCGGCGAATTCGCCCACGCGGTCTTTGAAACGGTCGCCCACGTAGGTGAACGCCAGTTCGGCGCCTTGCTGGTGACAGGCGCGCGCGATGCCGTAGGCGATGGATCGGTTGGAAAGCACCCCGGTGACCAGGATGCGCTTGCCGGCGAGAAAGCCCATATATCTATCCTTTGATTTTTTCCCTCTGGAGACCGCCTATTTTAAGGAGTTTGCGCGGTTTCGCGATATGAAAAACCCGGGGCCGGATCTGCCCGGATTGCGCTTCAGGACGGCTGCCCGGGCGGCGGGAACAGGCGCACGAAGCTGGCGAGCAGGGGATCGCGCTGGTCGGCGCGCCAGACCAGCTCCAGATCGAACGTCAGGTCTATGCCGCCGACCTCCTTGAAGACCACGCCAGCGGGGCCGTGCTGCATGAACGAGGCGGGAATGACGGCGCAGCCCAGCCCGGCCGACACCAGCCCCAGAATGGTGGGAAGATCGGTCGCCACGGCAGCCGGCCGGGTCATCGGAATGCCGGCGGCCCTGAGGATGCGCACCAGCGCGTCATAGTGCGAGGGCGACCCGGCGCGCGGGAACAGAATGAATTTCTGGCCGGCCAGATCCTTGAGCGTGCGGACGCTTCCCGCGCCGCGCGCCACCGCCGCGGGCATGGCCAGGATCATGCGGTCTTCATAGATTTTCAGCCCCTCTACTTCGCTGTCGAGCGGAGAGCGCCAAGCGACGATACCGGCGTCCAATTCATGGCGCTTGATCGCATCCAGCTGCCAGGCCGACAGGCCGGGTTCCACCATCACGTCGGTATCGGGCGAGGCGCGCGACAAGGCGGCGATCGCCCGTCCCAGGCCGGGCAGCCAGCTATAGCCGGGCATGACGCCGATCTTCAGCGAGCCGGCCTTGCCGTTGGCCGCCAGCGCGACCTGCGCCCGCAAGGCCTCGCTGCCCGCCAGCATCAGCTTCGCCTGGGCCAGCAGGGCCTCGCCGGCCCGCGTCAATGCCACGCCGCGCGGCAGCCGCACCAGCAGTTGCGCGCCCAGTTCCTCTTCCAGGGCCATCATCTGGCGGGATAGCGCGGGCTGGGCGATATGCAAAGCCTTGGCCGCGCCGGCGACACTGCCGGCCGCGCATACGGCCGCGAAATAACGCAACTGCCTCAACTCCATGCCATGCCTCCCAGGCATACGTAATGCTCAACAAAAGTATTTGTTTCGACGGCTACAAATACCTATATTTTCCGGTTGAATCCCATAACGTATACCCAAAAGGTCTATGAAAAAAGCCACCTTCCGCGATTCGCCGTCGTTGCGTGACCGGCGGGTCGCGCACCTGCCCGCGCGCAACCCGCAGTGCGCGACGGCCTTCACCGACATCGATCTCGACGCGCCGGGCCGGCAGGCGGGCTTTCTGCATATTCCGCAATCGCCTCACGACGACGCCTGGGGCACGGTGCGCATTCCCATGGCGGTACTGGCGAATGGCGACGGGCCCACGGTCATCCTGGAAGGCGGCAACCATGGCGACGAATACGAAGGGCAGATCGTGCTGGGCGAACTGATCCGCGACCTGCCGCTGGACCGTATCCGGGGCAGGTTGATCGTCATGCCCTCGCTCAATGCGCCGGCGGCCGAAGCCGGACTGCGCACGTCGCCGCTGGACGGCAAGAACCTGAACCGCACGTTTCCCGGCGACCATGCCGGCAGCATCACGGAGCAGATCGCCGCCTACGTCAGCGACCAGCTGTTCTCGCGCGGCGACGCGTTCCTGAGCCTGCACTCCGGCGGCTCGTCGCTGGACATCATTCCCAGCGCCCTGGTGCAGCCGTCGAAGGATGCGGAGCAGACCCAGCGCAATATCGACGCCGTGATGGCCTTTGGCGCGCCGTTCAACGTGCTGCTGGACACGCTGGGCGACACGCGCACCAGCGTCGCCACGGCGGTGGCCGCGGGACTCACCTGCGTCAGCACCGAGATGGCGGGGCGCGGCACCGTGACGGACAGCGCGCTCGCGCTATGCCGCGCCGGCGCCTTGCGCGTGCTGGCGCACTGGGGCGTGCTGGACCAGGCCTGTGCCCAGCCGCTGGCGGCGCAGCTCGCGCCCCTGTACAAGGTCAGTGGCGCGACGTCCTACGTCATCGCTTCGGAGCGGGGCGTGTTCGAGGCTTACCATCGGCATGGCGAGGCCGTCGAAGCCGGCCAGCCGGCGGGCCGCATCCACCAGACCTTCGATCCGCGGCGCGCGCCGGTCGAACTGCTTTACGGGACCAGCGGCGTCGTCTTCGCCAAGCGGCATCCTGGCATCGTCTTGCCCGGCAACGTCTGCTGCGTGGTGGCCAGCGCGGCGTGAGGCCGCAGCCCGATTCACTTTTTCAGAAATCAGAACATGGCAATCCATATCGAAACCCCGGCGCTCGCATCCCGCGCTTTCTCCCTGCGCAGCGGCAAGGACGTGCGCCTGAAGATGGAGGCGCTGCAGCCCAGCGGCTCGTTCAAGGCGCGCGGCATAGGCCATGCCTGCCAGATCTACAAATCCCGCGGCGCCCGGCGCTTCATTTCTTCGTCCGGCGGCAATGCCGGCTATGCGGTGGCCTACGCCGGCCGCATGCTCGCCACGCCGGTGACCGTGGTGGTGCCTGCTACGACCTCGGAACGCGCCAAGAGCCTGATCCGCTCCGAGGGCGCCGAAGTCATCGTGCATGGCGCCTCCTGGATGGAGGCCAACGCCCACGCACTCGAACTCATGACGCCGGCCGACGCGTTCCTGCATCCCTTCGATGATCCCTTGCTATGGGAGGGGCACGCGACCATGATCGACGAGCTGGCCCGGCAGGGCGGGCGGCCGGACGTGGTCATCTGCTCGGTGGGTGGCGGCGGGCTGCTGTGCGGCGTGGTCGAAGGCCTGCGGCGCAACGGCTGGGCCGAGGTGCCGGTGATCGCGGCCGAGACCACCGGCGCGGATTCCTACGCCCAGGCCCTGAGCGCGGGGGCGCCGGTGCTGTTGCCCGAGATCAGGTCGATTGCGACTTCATTGGGCGCGCGTCAGGTCTGCGACCGCGCGCTGGATCTGGAGAAAGAGCACCCCATCGAGAGCGTCGTCGTATCGGACGCCGCCGCGGTGGCGGCCTGCGAAGACGTGCTGCTGGAGCACCGCATCCTGGTCGAGCCCGCCTGCGGCGCATCGGTGGCGGCGCTGGACAGCGGTTCGGAGTTCCTGAAGAACGCCCGCTCGGTAGCGGTCATATTGTGCGGCGGCGTGGGGGTCACGGCGGACCAGCTGGCGCAATGGAGCGCGCAATTCGCGGCGCAGCCCCGCTAGCGGCCCGGGCCAGAGGTGACTCGTCGTGCGGCTCGGCCTTACTTGGGCAGAAGGCTCACGGGTTGCCGAAGAATGACCTTGCGTTTCGTGGGGGCGGTGCGAGTCCAATCATCAAGATAGATCTCGTGATACGGCCCTGACGGCGCCAAACCTTCTTGCGGCAGATGTTCTCCGTAGAGCTTTTCAAGCATGGCGGGCAGATCGTTGGTTGGGCCCACATGAAGAATCTGTACGCACTTTCCTTCGACCAGCGCCTCCCAGCGCGGCGTTGGCGCACCGTTCAGTTCGTGGCGCATTTGCGCGGCGGATTCCTCAAGGCACGCCGCATTCGCCCACACAGGCAAGGTTATCTGCGCGCGCCAACGCCAATTCTCGCGATGGCCTGCTGCGAAGTCGCGCATATCGTCTGCCCAATAGAGCAATTCCACCGGAGGCTCGACAAAGGCCTTTCCCAGGCGCTCACGAGCTTTGCGCCGTATGGGATAGATGGCGGTGTAAAGGCCCTTGATCGCTGCCGTGACGGACGACGGTTCGGGAGATCCTGCACCATCCCAGACTGCGAATGGCAGCTTGGGCACATCGATCATGCTGAATGCCCCCGTCGGGGGGGCGTAGAGCGCCCTGAGCATCGCTCTGTCGCGGATCAAATCGATCATTCCTTCGTCGGCCATGGCTTGCTCCTCATGTAATCCAGGGTGGTGGTGATCCACCCGCGCTCTGCAGCCAGTTGGCTCGCGGAAAAGTCAAAAAGGACTTCAATGTGATCAGGCATCGGCTGCCGCTGCCGGCGCATGAGTTCGAGCCGTTCTGCTTCTGCCATGACCGAAGACAGGCGGTTCTCCAACGCAGCCAGCGCTGACTCGCGCGACAGCGCTGGCCAATGAATCATTCCCAGCAAAAGGGATGAATGCGTGGGGCGATAGGCTCCAAGGGCAGAGATCGTTTGTTCCAGCAGCGCCTGATGGCCCGCGGCAGTCGCCGAAAACGTCTTGCGCGCCTTGGTTCCAGCGGGGGCTTCCGCCAAAACCAGTCCCGCTTTCTCCAACTTTCCAAGCACGAAATAGATCGAGGAAAAACCGATCTGGGTCCATTCACGCATGCCCCGGGTTTCGATGACTTGTTCAAGTTCATAGCCGTGCCGCGGCATCTCTGCGACGAGGCCTAGTAGCAAGAGCTCGGAGTCGGTCAGGTTCATTGTTTTATTCTAGTACTAGAATAAAAAGCCAGGCAAGCTGAAATAAAAAAAGGCGCGTCCCG encodes:
- a CDS encoding succinylglutamate desuccinylase/aspartoacylase family protein, whose protein sequence is MKKATFRDSPSLRDRRVAHLPARNPQCATAFTDIDLDAPGRQAGFLHIPQSPHDDAWGTVRIPMAVLANGDGPTVILEGGNHGDEYEGQIVLGELIRDLPLDRIRGRLIVMPSLNAPAAEAGLRTSPLDGKNLNRTFPGDHAGSITEQIAAYVSDQLFSRGDAFLSLHSGGSSLDIIPSALVQPSKDAEQTQRNIDAVMAFGAPFNVLLDTLGDTRTSVATAVAAGLTCVSTEMAGRGTVTDSALALCRAGALRVLAHWGVLDQACAQPLAAQLAPLYKVSGATSYVIASERGVFEAYHRHGEAVEAGQPAGRIHQTFDPRRAPVELLYGTSGVVFAKRHPGIVLPGNVCCVVASAA
- a CDS encoding OsmC family protein encodes the protein MSIRVRQNAPNSLQFTATAEGHDLPLDMPQPQGAGPDPHDYFDTALGGCKAMTLMVYAQRKGLPLESVGVEVVRDAGEERKGIYRLTAKLTLNGELSDAQIDELLAVAEKCPVHKLMTAVDVQVSTVVVQPA
- a CDS encoding LysR family transcriptional regulator, producing MELRQLRYFAAVCAAGSVAGAAKALHIAQPALSRQMMALEEELGAQLLVRLPRGVALTRAGEALLAQAKLMLAGSEALRAQVALAANGKAGSLKIGVMPGYSWLPGLGRAIAALSRASPDTDVMVEPGLSAWQLDAIKRHELDAGIVAWRSPLDSEVEGLKIYEDRMILAMPAAVARGAGSVRTLKDLAGQKFILFPRAGSPSHYDALVRILRAAGIPMTRPAAVATDLPTILGLVSAGLGCAVIPASFMQHGPAGVVFKEVGGIDLTFDLELVWRADQRDPLLASFVRLFPPPGQPS
- the fabI gene encoding enoyl-ACP reductase FabI, with product MGFLAGKRILVTGVLSNRSIAYGIARACHQQGAELAFTYVGDRFKDRVGEFAAEFGSKIVLPCDVAEDSQIEGAFAELGQHWDGLDGLVHSIGFAPREAIAGNFLDGLSREGFRIAHDISAYSFAAMAKAALPLMEGRNGSVLTLTYLGAERVVPNYNTMGLAKASLEASVRYLATALGPRGIRANGISAGPIKTLAASGIKDFSAILKFVEAQAPLRRNVTIEDVGNVAAFMLSDLAAGVTGEITHVDAGFSTIVPGMED
- a CDS encoding pyridoxal-phosphate dependent enzyme; this translates as MAIHIETPALASRAFSLRSGKDVRLKMEALQPSGSFKARGIGHACQIYKSRGARRFISSSGGNAGYAVAYAGRMLATPVTVVVPATTSERAKSLIRSEGAEVIVHGASWMEANAHALELMTPADAFLHPFDDPLLWEGHATMIDELARQGGRPDVVICSVGGGGLLCGVVEGLRRNGWAEVPVIAAETTGADSYAQALSAGAPVLLPEIRSIATSLGARQVCDRALDLEKEHPIESVVVSDAAAVAACEDVLLEHRILVEPACGASVAALDSGSEFLKNARSVAVILCGGVGVTADQLAQWSAQFAAQPR
- a CDS encoding PadR family transcriptional regulator — encoded protein: MNLTDSELLLLGLVAEMPRHGYELEQVIETRGMREWTQIGFSSIYFVLGKLEKAGLVLAEAPAGTKARKTFSATAAGHQALLEQTISALGAYRPTHSSLLLGMIHWPALSRESALAALENRLSSVMAEAERLELMRRQRQPMPDHIEVLFDFSASQLAAERGWITTTLDYMRSKPWPTKE
- a CDS encoding GyrI-like domain-containing protein gives rise to the protein MADEGMIDLIRDRAMLRALYAPPTGAFSMIDVPKLPFAVWDGAGSPEPSSVTAAIKGLYTAIYPIRRKARERLGKAFVEPPVELLYWADDMRDFAAGHRENWRWRAQITLPVWANAACLEESAAQMRHELNGAPTPRWEALVEGKCVQILHVGPTNDLPAMLEKLYGEHLPQEGLAPSGPYHEIYLDDWTRTAPTKRKVILRQPVSLLPK